A genomic stretch from Acropora palmata chromosome 13, jaAcrPala1.3, whole genome shotgun sequence includes:
- the LOC141863377 gene encoding uncharacterized protein LOC141863377, whose amino-acid sequence MVDTLTGTVFTQAFVLLLFKPLVFSSLKQAGCLVTRRDNGDRIQYNESYNRACSGRDDPCQSIEGRLLRRGSCVCQCSRAASTYRGDMGHCVENKNNREGCRLRFQRERVEGPLQVFNNSSSMEFKARSLRVKSCNSATTTYYRTDQSSQPWKQLQTGKQTFKIRKDNRARFLEWNGQPEDALFGKIVKVQIECEEKDEERSNSNFNSHCIVFKVHGSFKTSCPVDEQPSALPTTHTVSVTDAVNSSSTMSYTVTLSPEEATQEPTVSNATVGSGRSLIEDIENDSNTGLSVGKKVTIPIWLIGVIVGGAVIGTLAISAIIWMCYRMKQRQRKRCKRRARLAGNPIHNHDDAFVTFSTPESSSRTCEAGYAKVVSPDRKGYAVLKPTLGRTRSDYQQLLRPCEDHSGYLLPMEERSKLETTEIQETSTTEPAMYIQAENPFVLHEKPKDKEDPYAKLCDFTTAQARPDNLNFRGETDSRYVECGENQKDIANDGPSSPVYATLEGPDSPPLEGPTGLSHEEAPTNHGPEGTNPQYLEIIPSEESHPAGSVTNTSSEARKNMYLM is encoded by the exons ATGGTTGATACTTTGACAGGGACGGTGTTTACTCAGGCCtttgttttgctattgtttAAACCTTTGGTATTTTCATCGCTCAAGCAAGCTGGGTGTTTGGTGACTCGTCGGGATAATGGCGATCGAATTCAGTACAACGAGAGCTACAATAGAGCGTGTTCAGGTAGAGACGATCCATGTCAGAGCATCGAGGGCCGTCTTTTGAGGAGAGGTAGCTGCGTTTGTCAGTGTTCAAGAGCAGCATCAACTTATAGAGGAGATATGGGCCACTGCGTggagaacaaaaacaatcgCGAAG GATGTAGGCTACGGTTTCAGAGGGAAAGAGTAGAAGGTCCACTTCAAGTATTTAATAACTCAAGTTCGATGGAATTCAAGGCACGCAGTCTGCGAGTGAAGAGTTGCAATTCAGCTACAACAACGTACTACAGGACAGATCAAAGTTCACAACCATGGAAACAACTTCAGACTGGAAAACAAACCTTCAAAATACGTAAAGATAATCGAGCTCGATTTCTGGAG TGGAATGGACAACCAGAGGATGCATTGTTTGGCAAAATAGTCAAAGTCCAGATTGAATGTGAGGAAAAAGATGAGGAAAGATCAAATTCTAACTTTAATTCACACTGCATAGTGTTTAAAGTTCATGGATCTTTCAAGACATCAT GTCCAGTTGATGAACAGCCATCGGCATTACCCACCACACATACAGTTTCAGTAACTGATGCTGTCAACTCATCTAGCACAATGTCTTATACAGTA ACACTGTCCCCAGAAGAAGCAACTCAAGAGCCAACCGTATCTAATGCAACTGTTGGGTCTGGCAGATCACTTATTGAGGACATAGAAAATGATAGCAACACTGGGTTGTCTGTGGGGAAAAAAGTTACCATTCCCATTTGGCTTATTGGTGTTATAGTGGGAGGTGCAGTGATTGGTACTCTGGCAATTTCAGCTATCATCTGGATGTGCTACAGAATGAAGCAAAG GCAACGGAAGAGATGCAAAAGGAGAGCACGCTTGG CTGGGAACCCAATTCACAACCACGATGACGCATTTGTGACATTTTCTACACCCGAGAGTTCCTCTAGAACGTGTGAAGCTGGATATGCTAAAGTTGTTAGCCCCGATCGAAAAGGTTACGCGGTGTTGAAGCCTACACTGGGGCGGACTCGATCTGATTATCAACAACTATTAAGACCCTGTGAAG ATCACTCAGGTTATTTACTCCCAATGGAAGAGAGAAGCAAACTTGAAACAACAGAAATACAAGAAACCTCCACAACAGAGCCAGCTATGTACATTCAGGCAGAGAACCCATTTGTGCTTCACGAGAAACCAAAAGACAAAGAAGACCCTTACGCAAAACTATGTGATTTCACAACAGCGCAAGCAAGGCCAGACAATTTAAATTTCCGTGGTGAAACTGACTCACGTTATGTTGAATGTGGTGAGAACCAAAAGGACATTGCAAACGATGGTCCTTCTTCTCCAGTTTATGCTACTTTAGAGGGGCCTGATTCACCACCTTTGGAGGGGCCTACAGGACTGTCCCATGAAGAAGCCCCAACAAATCATGGACCTGAGGGTACAAATCCTCAATATCTTGAAATTATACCAAGTGAGGAGTCTCATCCTGCGGGTTCTGTGACAAATACCAGTTCTGAAGCTAGAAAGAACATGTACTTAATGTAA